The DNA region AAGAACAAGAAACGGAGAACCGACCCTTACTGGTTGGGGTTTTGTTTTTCCAGGAATAAGCACATGGGTGAGTGGAAGAAAGGGTGCTGTTGTGCTTGGAAATAAGGTTCGGGTTCGGGAGCAATGTAGAGAGGGAAGCCATCGTGCTGGAGCTCTTCAATAGAATAGAACTTTGTTGTTTTTGGTTTCGGGTTTTTTGGCTGCTGCTTCGACCAAAGATTTTTTCTGAGGTTAATATCGTCAAATTAGTGATTATCACATGATTAACAGAGCAATAGTTATGTGATTATTAATTAAGTGATTGAATATAATTACAAGAATAATTAATGTAAGAGCTCGGTCTGCCTATCATGCCAATCAAGCTGGGCCAAACACTCgtttttttacctttatttaAAAGTTCTGTTCAATTCTAATTACAAACTGGTCCATCGACCCTTAGAATAAACTCAAATTAACAACAAAGTTAATTACACTGGTCCATCTTGCTCAATGAATGATAGAACTAACATTTCAATAATTGGTTCATGACAACATTAAAGATCATCCAAGTTAATTACATTGTCATTATACCAATGAATCTCAGAAGattttctctcacaattactCTCAATATCACAGCAAGAACTTTCCAAGGCTCTTTCTAATGATTCTGCAAGATCCATCTCCCACAAACCTAACCTACATATTGTGTTGTAGGTCTCATAACTGGTTACCCTCATGCCATCTGACACTAACTCCTTTAAGTCTCCTCTTATTTCTTCACTATTCAATATGTCTAGAAATCTTTTTGATACCCCAGATTGCCAGAAAACAACAATGGCACAACTCTTGTCCACCAATTTAACATCAAACTCTCGTGAAAAGATATCATGGGAAGAACGAAGTAAACTCTTCAGCATGCCAGCTGTGATACCAATTTTGAATCCCCATAAGAAAACCAAATGCTCACAACtgactttttttgtattattggtCCACATGCCGACATCCCCACCATTAAATGAATCTTGGataggggttgagaatggatgGAATACATTGGTGAAGTCTTCAAGCTCGGGGGCCAAATGCTTGTTGCCAGATTCAGTAACATTTGGGGAAATTTTCAATATAGAGCAAAGCTTCATAAATAAATAGGATAGCCTTAATGCAGTAAGTCCGTGAATCTTGCCTTCTTTTACTGTAGCTGTATAAacgaacaaataaaaataataataataagacttACCGATCGTGAAAATAAAACTAttcttttttctacttttttctttaaagtaATTCTTAAAGGAATTAAAACAAAACTCAGCAAGTTTGCAAATATTGACAAGCTAAGCATGCAGGTTGTAAAAGACTGCTCATAAAGGCTTTAGCGCTTTGCACATAATTAACAAGACAAATATGAAACCATCCAATAagcatgatttttaattttacacgaGACTAAAAGGTTGTGGACATCAAGAAGTAGTGACTGACCTTGGTCAGGAATTTCCAAATCAACTGGtgcaaaaaaatgattattcaaGTAGGATATAGCACTCGGAATGTTGGTCACTTTTCTCATGGTTCCATGTTTCTTCATCAAATAATTTATGTCAAGCACCTCAGGGAAAACCGAGCACAAGGAGCTCACAAATTCATCTATCTCAGGCGGAAGTGGAGCAATGAATTTTGAATGAATTAGTGTACAATCTGCATAAGTCAatgaaaagttaataaaacGAAGAAAGTAGACCAGATCAGTACTAGAACCAAGTTGAGAAATTTCCATTTAAGATATACACCATTAAGGCAATTGTGGGAGATAACAGGTTTCTGTGAAGCAGAAATCAAATCGATCACCTCTCGGAATCCACG from Glycine soja cultivar W05 chromosome 8, ASM419377v2, whole genome shotgun sequence includes:
- the LOC114423666 gene encoding poly(A)-specific ribonuclease PARN-like, producing the protein MAWVFELRSRSLCTSSSSKWRVKQVTTSNFQESLQEIKTHISNSDFVAISMGKTGSPSAPSWLRPLPFDTAQTAYSKARRAAQRFQLLHFAVCPFSVSRSDKLLAHPYNFMLFPRDEMKMGMPTYSFSCQTSLLASMARQGFDFNACVYNGISYLSRAQESAARIRLGTALPSLRVMKSSSPSTVADTVFVERIRSKVKYWRESCKSSDTNKSRDEELVNSLRNIVLGNEQFRSRPCMTVDVCSERQVQLILEMVLDYSDDLLPLPIPTKSGTIHAVRIVLANSKEDKDLLERELRNLEEEESKKIRGFREVIDLISASQKPVISHNCLNDCTLIHSKFIAPLPPEIDEFVSSLCSVFPEVLDINYLMKKHGTMRKVTNIPSAISYLNNHFFAPVDLEIPDQATVKEGKIHGLTALRLSYLFMKLCSILKISPNVTESGNKHLAPELEDFTNVFHPFSTPIQDSFNGGDVGMWTNNTKKVSCEHLVFLWGFKIGITAGMLKSLLRSSHDIFSREFDVKLVDKSCAIVVFWQSGVSKRFLDILNSEEIRGDLKELVSDGMRVTSYETYNTICRLGLWEMDLAESLERALESSCCDIESNCERKSSEIHWYNDNVINLDDL